One Pyrus communis chromosome 4, drPyrComm1.1, whole genome shotgun sequence genomic region harbors:
- the LOC137730936 gene encoding cytochrome P450 71B34-like, with product MTPMTSQIFWLLLLLLIPLLLLKKKQHVNKTPQNKQRHLPPSPPKLPLIGNLHQLGSAPHRSLLQLSQKYGPVMLLHLGRIPTVVVSSAEAAKDVFKTNDLHCCSRPTYAGSRRLTYNYLDVAFSPYSDYWKEIRKICVVEFFSVKRVQSYRSIREEEVAKMVKSISDHSSSSVAPVDVSEMLFALVASIVFRVGFGTSLQSSNYKSGKAIHKIIHDIETMLGGMSGAEYFPAWIGWITDRVTGVQKKFDRITSELDVFFQQLVDDHLMPGRKQEHEDIIDVLLRTLKEQTGVVGAAQLGHASVKAVLMNLFLGGIDTGAITMWWAMAELVKNPRVMKKAQQEVRNCIGNKGLVSESDTEQLEYLRMIIKETLRLHPPAPMILPREAMSHFKIQGYDVDPKTLILVNEGAIARDPKIWNDPEEFFPERFDGSSVDFKGQHYEYLPFGAGRRMCPGIYMATTTLQFGLTNLLYWFDWKLPNGMKVEDLDMEESADASLTVPMKNHLLLVPQKFYQN from the exons ATGACTCCCATGACCTCCCAAATCTTCTGGCTTCTACTTCTCCTACTTATCCCTCTACTTCTACTTAAAAAGAAGCAACATGTCAATAAAACCCCACAAAataagcaaaggcaccttccaCCAAGCCCTCCCAAGCTCCCCCTCATAGGCAATTTACACCAACTTGGCTCAGCACCCCACCGATCCCTCCTCCAACTCTCCCAAAAATACGGGCCCGTCATGCTCCTCCACCTCGGCCGCATCCCCACCGTAGTAGTCTCATCTGCCGAAGCCGCCAAAGACGTCTTCAAAACCAATGACCTCCACTGCTGCAGCCGGCCCACCTACGCCGGGTCCCGTCGGCTTACGTACAACTATCTGGACGTGGCATTTTCGCCTTACAGCGACTACTGGAAAGAGATTAGAAAAATATGCGTGGTCGAGTTTTTCAGCGTGAAAAGGGTCCAGTCTTACCGGTCAATCCGTGAAGAAGAAGTGGCTAAAATGGTAAAATCAATCTCTGATCACTCTTCATCCTCTGTCGCTCCTGTCGATGTCAGCGAAATGTTGTTTGCCCTAGTTGCAAGCATAGTGTTTAGAGTAGGGTTTGGGACGAGCTTGCAGAGCAGCAATTACAAGAGCGGTAAGGCTATTCACAAGATCATTCACGACATCGAAACCATGCTAGGAGGCATGTCGGGAGCCGAGTACTTTCCGGCATGGATCGGGTGGATTACCGACAGGGTTACCGGTGTGCAAAAGAAGTTTGATCGGATTACGAGTGAGTTGGATGTGTTTTTTCAGCAGCTCGTTGATGATCATTTGATGCCTGGGAggaaacaagaacacgaagaCATAATTGATGTGTTGCTTAGAACATTGAAGGAGCAAACTGGCGTGGTTGGAGCTGCACAACTTGGTCATGCAAGTGTCAAGGCTGTCCTCATg AACTTATTTTTAGGTGGAATAGACACTGGTGCAATTACAATGTGGTGGGCAATGGCAGAGTTAGTTAAGAACCCTAGAGTGATGAAGAAAGCGCAACAAGAAGTCAGAAATTGCATTGGAAACAAAGGATTAGTCAGTGAAAGTGATACGGAGCAGCTTGAATACCTAAGGATGAtaatcaaagaaacactaagACTGCATCCTCCAGCTCCAATGATTCTTCCAAGAGAAGCCATGTCCCACTTCAAAATCCAAGGCTATGATGTGGACCCCAAAACACTCATCCTTGTGAATGAAGGGGCAATCGCACGAGACCCTAAGATTTGGAACGACCCAGAAGAGTTTTTCCCAGAAAGGTTTGATGGAAGCTCGGTTGATTTTAAAGGACAACATTATGAATATTTGCCATTTGGAGCTGGTCGAAGAATGTGTCCAGGGATATACATGGCGACAACGACACTACAGTTTGGACTTACAAATCTTCTCTACTGGTTTGATTGGAAATTGCCTAATGGGATGAAGGTGGAAGATTTGGACATGGAAGAATCAGCTGACGCTTCTCTCACCGTGCCTATGAAAAATCATCTCTTACTTGTACCCCAGAAATTTTATCAGAATTAA